One Phaseolus vulgaris cultivar G19833 chromosome 2, P. vulgaris v2.0, whole genome shotgun sequence DNA window includes the following coding sequences:
- the LOC137809002 gene encoding uncharacterized protein translates to MADKMPFGEGASINRPRLFCGVNYQFWKVRMKIFMHSTDKGIWETIENGPFIRQVKRDEVLIDKPSSEWTEVESKKAKFDWISKNIITSALSYDEFFRVSQCSSAKEMWDIPEVTHEGTNDVKRARKHALIQEYELFIMQKGETIYDVHKRFSHIVNHLMSLGKTFDKEELNIKILKCLDRSWQPKVIAISESKDLTFMTVAALFGKLGNMSLK, encoded by the coding sequence ATGGCTGACAAAatgccttttggggaaggtgcttccatAAACAGGCCACGACTGTTTTGTGGGGttaattaccagttttggaaggtgagaatgaaaatctttatgcaCTCAACTGATAAGGGTATTTGGGAAACGATTGAAAATGGTCCATTTATACGTCAAGTCAAAAGAGATGAGGTTTTAATTGATAAACCTTCATCTGAGTGGACTGAGGTTGAAAGTAAAAAAGCCAAGTTTGATTGGatttccaaaaatataataacctctgctttgagctatgatgaatttttcagggtttcACAGTGTAGCTctgcaaaggaaatgtgggacatcccagaggtcacacatgaaggaacaaatgatgtcaagcgagctaggaagcatgctcTGATTCAAGAGTATGAACTCTTCATAATGCAGAAGGGAGAAACCATCTATGATGTGCATAAAAGGTTTTCTCACATTGTAAATCATTTGATGAGTCTTGGTAAGACGTTTGATAAGgaggagctgaacatcaagatactgaagtgtcttgatagatcatggCAGCCAAAGGTCATTGCCATCTCAGAATCCAAAGATTTAACATTTATGACTGTTGCCGCATTGTTTGGTAaattagggaacatgagcttgAAATAA